A stretch of the Gemmatimonas sp. UBA7669 genome encodes the following:
- a CDS encoding TonB-dependent receptor: MRPLHLPLALLFLLPATAHAQPDSTRADSLRADSIRLVFAKALPTMQVTATAVATDIRRIAQPTAQLSGASLRRSQGASLGETLEGMAGVRSLSMTTGIGKPVIRGLTNNRVVTLANGQRTETQQWGHDHSPNVESADAERIEVVKGPASVLYGSDALGGVVNVVRRPLPVAEPDVTLWRGRVSMAYHGANRAPSTTLATEGARGMFGWRATATGRTAGDLRTPGGEVANSGNRTGYGEVAVGARANTIRGARSASLVSSWRDETIEIADDPVTSPNYTGRQRIRTMRHTLDADWSRGAQRLQLQLGLEANRRSEFDSRDTRDVTLGLNSDNRNAFLHWHHAPWQGLRGTIGVAAQETRFTTFGQETLIPDNTTRTVGLYVMEQTVRGSWSLSTGARYDWRRLTTPGNAVLALDATARQFNAFTGTLGAVYRHDRPLALAFNVARGFRAPSASDLFANGFHEGTRAFEIGRRDLRVESSINADVGLRLNTSRVQGEWNVYHNRIADYIYLAPIGQPGRALDSLEVRQGNARLMGSELALQWQLPAGWSWQGSSDFTHASNRVDGTALPFVPPLRVQQTLRWGRAALGPNASLTSEWHAKQTRTFRDDFAPPSWHALHISAGTSRLTPRGLVHVDLSVRNLFDARYRDFMSRYKEFADAAGRAVVLRVSADW; encoded by the coding sequence ATGCGCCCCCTTCATCTCCCCCTGGCCCTGCTCTTCCTGCTCCCGGCCACCGCTCACGCCCAACCCGACAGCACCCGCGCCGACTCCCTGCGCGCCGATTCCATCCGCCTCGTCTTCGCCAAGGCCCTGCCCACCATGCAGGTCACCGCGACAGCTGTTGCCACTGACATCCGGCGCATCGCCCAGCCTACCGCGCAACTCAGCGGCGCCTCGCTGCGACGCAGCCAGGGCGCGTCACTCGGCGAAACGCTCGAAGGCATGGCCGGTGTGCGCTCGCTCTCCATGACCACCGGCATCGGCAAGCCGGTCATTCGCGGCCTCACCAACAATCGCGTGGTCACGCTGGCCAACGGACAGCGCACGGAGACGCAGCAGTGGGGACACGACCATTCGCCCAATGTCGAAAGCGCAGACGCCGAGCGCATTGAAGTGGTCAAGGGACCGGCGTCTGTACTGTATGGTTCCGATGCACTGGGCGGCGTGGTGAATGTCGTGCGGCGCCCGTTGCCGGTGGCCGAACCCGACGTGACGCTCTGGCGCGGCCGTGTCAGCATGGCCTATCACGGCGCCAACCGCGCGCCGTCCACAACGCTCGCCACCGAAGGCGCACGCGGCATGTTCGGTTGGCGCGCCACCGCCACTGGGCGTACGGCCGGGGATCTGCGCACGCCGGGCGGTGAGGTGGCCAATTCGGGCAATCGCACTGGCTACGGTGAGGTGGCCGTTGGCGCGCGGGCCAACACCATACGCGGTGCGCGGAGCGCCTCGCTGGTCAGCTCGTGGCGCGACGAGACCATTGAAATTGCCGATGATCCGGTCACGTCACCGAATTACACGGGCCGCCAGCGCATTCGCACCATGCGCCATACGCTCGACGCCGACTGGAGCCGCGGCGCGCAGCGCCTGCAACTGCAGCTCGGACTCGAGGCCAACCGCCGCTCCGAGTTCGATTCGCGTGACACGCGCGACGTGACCCTGGGGCTCAACTCGGACAACCGCAATGCATTTCTGCACTGGCACCACGCGCCATGGCAGGGTTTGCGTGGTACCATTGGCGTGGCGGCGCAGGAGACACGCTTCACCACCTTCGGGCAGGAAACGCTCATCCCCGACAACACCACACGTACCGTCGGGCTGTACGTGATGGAGCAGACCGTGCGCGGTTCCTGGTCGCTGTCCACGGGAGCGCGCTACGACTGGCGTCGTCTCACGACACCGGGCAACGCGGTGCTCGCGCTCGACGCCACGGCGCGACAGTTCAACGCCTTCACCGGCACGCTGGGCGCCGTGTATCGCCATGATCGGCCGCTGGCCCTGGCCTTCAATGTGGCGCGTGGATTCCGTGCACCCAGTGCGTCCGATCTCTTTGCGAACGGATTCCACGAGGGCACACGGGCGTTCGAGATTGGCCGCCGCGATCTGCGCGTGGAGTCCAGCATCAACGCCGATGTGGGGCTCCGGCTCAACACCTCGCGGGTGCAGGGCGAGTGGAACGTGTACCACAATCGCATTGCCGACTACATCTATCTCGCGCCCATCGGGCAGCCCGGCCGTGCACTCGACTCACTGGAAGTGCGGCAGGGCAACGCCCGCCTGATGGGCAGCGAACTGGCCCTGCAGTGGCAACTGCCCGCCGGTTGGAGCTGGCAGGGCAGCAGTGACTTCACACACGCCAGCAACCGCGTGGATGGTACGGCCCTGCCCTTCGTGCCACCGCTGCGGGTACAGCAGACGCTGCGCTGGGGTCGCGCCGCGCTGGGGCCCAACGCCTCACTCACCAGTGAGTGGCACGCCAAGCAGACCCGCACCTTCCGCGATGACTTTGCCCCGCCGTCGTGGCACGCCCTGCATATCAGTGCCGGCACCAGCCGCCTCACCCCCCGCGGCCTCGTGCATGTTGATCTCAGCGTGCGCAACCTGTTCGACGCCCGCTACCGCGACTTCATGTCACGCTACAAGGAGTTTGCCGACGCCGCCGGCCGGGCGGTGGTACTGCGCGTGTCGGCTGACTGGTAG